A stretch of Anopheles stephensi strain Indian chromosome Y unlocalized genomic scaffold, UCI_ANSTEP_V1.0 chrY3, whole genome shotgun sequence DNA encodes these proteins:
- the LOC118515193 gene encoding uncharacterized protein LOC118515193 gives MATDDDVRLILIRSDELMMEQPAVSETINGGTYAKHKNPERMLQSVERLTQELVSQLEERHVRTNPEECSSIVTGVQFKIGEKVTTGPGGTIALALNDRLHGDPWVGLIVDDEGNRESEEPPSILYQMSMPFVQHIPVVLNSIDCISLAPLEERTTPVVTTTRTTTMTTVVTATATATTTTTVATSRVIKPVRVVSNPGSPRTRKLQRESSINKEADESKVKPIKSQNVKSGKKEQQTKIAKPVVETVTKVSRVRQPVVPKGGSIITSRTPAKPSIGSPIHRPVAKPLATKPYAQRSATKKLQRDATRQQAEAQTTNRMVNRCRKSHYRRVRKLTHHRVVFHRRSGPHSRRESSHPSSVH, from the exons ATGGCAACAGATGACGACGTTAGGCTGATACTGATCAGGTCTGACGAGCTGATGATGGAGCAACCGGCCGTGAGCGAGACTATCAATGGGGGTACGTacgcgaaacacaaaaaccccgaacgaatGCTTCAGTCGGTCGAACGGCTTACGCAGGAGCTGGTGTCCCAGTTGGAAGAACGGCACGTGCGTACTAACCCGGAGGAATGCAGTTCGATCGTTACCGGCGTACAGTTCAAGATAGGCGAAAAGGTAACAACGGGGCCGGGTGGAACGATTGCCTTGGCGCTGAACGATCGTCTGCACGGAGATCCGTGGGTGGGATTGATTGTGGACGATGAAGGCAATCGGGAGAGCGAAGAACCACCATCAATTCTGTATCAAATGTCGATGCCGTTTGTGCAGCACATCCCGGTCGTGCTTAATTCAATCGATTGCATCTCGCTTGCGCCTTTAGAAGAGCGGACGACGCCGGTGGTGACGACCACGAGAACCACGACAATGACTACGGTGGTGACGGCAACGGCgacggcaacgacgacgacgacggtggcgacGAGTCGGGTAATCAAGCCTGTGCGCGTCGTATCCAATCCCGGCTCACCGAGGACGCGAAAGTTACAGCGTGAATCTTCCATCaacaaagaggcggatgagtccAAG gttaaaccCATAAAAAGCCAAAATGTGAAAAGTGGgaagaaagagcaacagaCCAAAATCGCCAAACCGGTAGTGGAAACCGTTACGAAGGTTTCCCGCGTTCGGCAACCAGTAGTGCCAAAGGGTGGCTCCATTATTACCAGCAGAACACCggcaaaaccttccatcggcagtcccatccatcgtccggttgcgaaaccactcgccacaaaaccgtacgctcaacgttcggcgacgaaaaagcttcaacgtgacgccacccggcagcaagcagaagctCAAACCACCAACCGGATGGTAAACCGGTGTCGAAAATCCCACTACCGAAGGGTGAGAAAACTAACACACCACCGAGTCGTATTCCACCGCCGAAGCGGACCACACTCCAGGCGGGAAAGCAGTCATCCAAGCTCGGTGCATTGA